A genome region from Mycobacterium sp. 3519A includes the following:
- a CDS encoding acyl-CoA dehydrogenase family protein, whose product MNLELTDEQVALRDTLRRFLAEKAGLATHVRPMLDDPTGVTSEVWRALADLGATGVLVPQECGGSGMTMVEAGVVAEELGAALHPGPWLSTAVAAPRALTRTGAASDSVLRGIADGSVIGAVGPLQGPRPTVEGGTLVGDIPSLPDAAAATVILVLAESDSGTGLFTIDATAPALSMTERSHVDPTRKLFDVRFDGVPAHRVASAPADAIRGLVDDVLIARAADALGAATAVMNLAVDYAKVRRQFDQPIGSFQAVQHLCVDMYETVELARSGVLHALWAADAADPDERHLAAVRAKAFASQLAAVADTAIQVFGGIGYTWEHDAHLYLKRLLGWSAFLGGPDQYLQEVGRALR is encoded by the coding sequence ATGAATCTCGAACTGACCGACGAACAGGTCGCACTGCGGGACACCCTGCGCCGGTTCCTGGCCGAAAAGGCCGGCCTGGCAACACATGTACGGCCGATGCTCGACGATCCGACCGGCGTCACCAGCGAAGTCTGGCGAGCGCTCGCTGACCTGGGTGCGACCGGTGTGCTGGTGCCACAGGAGTGCGGCGGTTCGGGCATGACGATGGTCGAAGCCGGCGTAGTGGCCGAGGAACTGGGCGCCGCACTGCACCCGGGGCCGTGGTTGTCGACGGCGGTCGCTGCTCCCCGGGCGCTGACGCGAACGGGGGCGGCATCCGACTCGGTGCTGCGCGGTATCGCCGACGGATCGGTCATCGGCGCGGTGGGCCCGTTGCAGGGTCCGCGCCCGACTGTCGAGGGCGGGACCCTCGTCGGGGACATCCCGTCGCTGCCCGACGCGGCCGCCGCCACCGTGATACTCGTGCTGGCCGAAAGCGATTCGGGCACCGGCCTGTTCACCATCGATGCCACGGCGCCGGCGTTGTCGATGACCGAGCGATCACACGTCGACCCCACCCGCAAGCTGTTCGACGTGCGATTCGACGGCGTGCCCGCGCACCGGGTGGCCTCCGCACCGGCGGACGCCATCCGGGGTCTCGTCGACGACGTGCTGATCGCCCGCGCGGCCGACGCGTTGGGCGCGGCCACCGCGGTGATGAACCTCGCCGTCGACTACGCCAAGGTGCGGCGACAGTTCGACCAGCCGATCGGCAGTTTCCAGGCAGTCCAGCACCTGTGCGTCGACATGTACGAAACCGTTGAACTCGCGCGAAGCGGTGTGCTGCACGCGTTGTGGGCGGCCGACGCCGCGGACCCCGACGAGCGTCACCTGGCGGCGGTGCGCGCCAAGGCGTTCGCTTCGCAACTGGCAGCGGTCGCCGACACTGCGATTCAAGTGTTCGGTGGCATCGGCTACACCTGGGAGCACGACGCCCACCTGTATTTGAAGCGACTGCTGGGTTGGAGCGCATTCCTCGGTGGCCCGGACCAGTATCTGCAAGAAGTGGGGAGAGCATTGCGATGA
- a CDS encoding acyl-CoA dehydrogenase family protein translates to MDFSYPPEVEQFRKELRAWLAAHLTDEVVAAGRGRTRDAQTFDILRAWDATLADAGWGAVSWPPEYGGRGAGVLEQLAYAEETIRARAPVPLNVIGMNNIAPAIMQYGTDAQKRELLPRMVRADDIWCQGMSEPEAGSDLASLRTRAVPDGDEYVVNGQKVWTSLGHRAHWCQLYVRTDPDVPKHKGISCLIVDMTLPGIEARPLVTINGATDFAEVFFNDVRVPADALLGPLNGGWQVATTTLSHERAGAARLYAQLEMQLRDLASDLAAAQLLDDAATLQRLGALAVRTKYLEVLCQRSISATLHGGDALGSASLAKSVWAEIGQDLAALAFDVLADHRRWREYRLTSRSLTIAGGTTQINKGVTATRVLGLPRP, encoded by the coding sequence GTGGACTTCTCATATCCGCCGGAGGTCGAGCAGTTCCGCAAGGAGCTGCGTGCCTGGTTGGCCGCGCACCTGACCGACGAGGTGGTGGCCGCCGGGCGCGGGCGCACACGGGACGCGCAGACCTTCGACATCTTGCGGGCGTGGGACGCCACCTTGGCCGACGCGGGGTGGGGCGCGGTGTCGTGGCCACCGGAATACGGCGGCCGCGGGGCCGGCGTGCTCGAGCAACTGGCCTACGCGGAGGAAACCATCCGTGCGCGAGCGCCGGTGCCGCTCAATGTGATCGGGATGAACAACATCGCACCCGCGATCATGCAGTACGGCACCGACGCGCAAAAGCGTGAGCTGCTCCCCCGCATGGTGCGCGCCGACGACATCTGGTGTCAGGGCATGTCTGAACCCGAGGCGGGTTCCGATCTCGCCTCGTTGCGCACCCGCGCGGTGCCCGACGGGGACGAATATGTGGTCAACGGACAGAAGGTGTGGACGTCGCTCGGCCATCGGGCGCACTGGTGCCAGCTGTACGTGCGCACCGACCCGGACGTGCCCAAGCACAAAGGCATCTCCTGTCTGATCGTCGACATGACGCTGCCCGGCATCGAGGCGCGCCCGCTGGTCACCATCAACGGCGCCACCGACTTCGCGGAGGTGTTCTTCAACGACGTGCGGGTGCCCGCCGACGCGCTGCTCGGTCCGCTCAACGGGGGCTGGCAGGTCGCTACCACCACGTTGAGCCACGAGCGGGCCGGGGCGGCGCGACTGTACGCGCAGTTGGAGATGCAGTTGCGTGATCTGGCGTCCGACCTGGCGGCCGCCCAACTGCTCGACGACGCCGCGACGTTGCAACGCCTTGGCGCGCTGGCGGTGCGGACCAAGTACCTCGAGGTGCTCTGTCAACGGTCCATCTCGGCGACGCTGCACGGTGGCGACGCGCTCGGTTCGGCCAGCCTGGCCAAGAGCGTGTGGGCCGAGATCGGCCAGGACCTTGCCGCATTGGCCTTCGACGTACTCGCAGACCACCGACGGTGGCGGGAGTACCGGCTGACGTCGCGCTCGTTGACCATCGCAGGCGGTACAACGCAGATCAACAAGGGTGTCACCGCGACGCGGGTGCTGGGGTTGCCGCGGCCATGA
- a CDS encoding mycofactocin-coupled SDR family oxidoreductase, protein MGRVTGKVALISGAARGQGRSHARLLAAEGADIIAVDICEDIETNDYPLARPEDLDETARLVEKEGQRAHTEIADVRDRAALSAAIDRGVAEFGALDIVVANAGICPMTAGLPPQAFVDAVDVDLLGEMNLIHASIKHLHAGASIIATGSVAAFMATAVNTAGMDGGPGGAGYAFAKQVVAHYVNDLARTLAPEQIRVNAVHPTNCNTDMLHSPPMYKAFRPDLQNPTREEAEVVFPMLQGFPIPYVEPEDISEAVLFLASDAARYVTGQQLRVDAGGYLKIKPWSGV, encoded by the coding sequence ATGGGCAGGGTGACCGGCAAGGTGGCGCTGATCAGCGGTGCGGCACGCGGCCAGGGCCGGTCACACGCGCGGTTGCTGGCCGCCGAGGGCGCCGACATCATCGCGGTGGACATCTGCGAGGACATCGAGACCAACGACTACCCGCTCGCCCGGCCCGAGGATCTCGACGAGACAGCCCGACTGGTCGAGAAGGAAGGGCAACGCGCTCACACCGAGATCGCCGACGTCCGCGACCGCGCGGCGCTGTCCGCCGCCATCGACCGCGGCGTCGCCGAGTTCGGCGCGCTGGACATCGTGGTCGCCAACGCCGGTATCTGCCCGATGACCGCCGGGCTGCCGCCGCAGGCGTTCGTCGACGCCGTGGACGTCGACCTGCTCGGGGAGATGAACCTGATCCACGCCAGCATCAAGCACTTGCATGCGGGCGCGTCGATCATCGCGACGGGTTCGGTGGCCGCCTTCATGGCGACGGCGGTCAACACCGCCGGTATGGACGGCGGTCCTGGCGGCGCAGGGTATGCGTTCGCGAAACAGGTTGTCGCGCACTATGTCAACGACCTCGCAAGGACCCTGGCCCCTGAGCAGATCCGGGTCAACGCGGTTCACCCGACCAACTGCAACACCGACATGCTGCACAGTCCGCCGATGTACAAGGCGTTCCGGCCCGATCTGCAGAACCCGACCCGCGAGGAAGCCGAAGTCGTCTTCCCGATGCTGCAGGGTTTTCCGATCCCCTACGTCGAGCCGGAGGACATCAGCGAGGCAGTGCTGTTCCTCGCCAGCGACGCCGCCCGATACGTCACCGGTCAGCAGTTGCGGGTCGACGCGGGGGGTTACCTGAAGATCAAGCCATGGTCGGGGGTGTGA
- a CDS encoding DUF4286 family protein, whose product MPRGIIYVETMPASPDREAEYHKWYNETHLAQILSVDGILSARRFAPTSGDGPFIAIYELDCDDLDAAAKRMREVPLTGLDNISMDPKPIPHVYREIGSLGP is encoded by the coding sequence ATGCCCAGGGGGATCATCTACGTGGAAACGATGCCGGCCTCGCCGGACCGCGAAGCCGAATACCACAAGTGGTACAACGAAACCCATCTCGCGCAGATTCTGTCCGTGGACGGCATCCTGTCGGCACGCCGCTTCGCACCCACCAGCGGCGACGGTCCGTTCATCGCCATCTACGAGCTTGACTGCGACGACCTCGATGCGGCCGCGAAGCGCATGCGCGAAGTCCCGCTGACAGGCCTGGACAACATCTCCATGGATCCCAAGCCGATTCCGCACGTCTACCGCGAGATCGGGTCGCTCGGCCCGTGA
- a CDS encoding enoyl-CoA hydratase/isomerase family protein, which translates to MDLNETRERIIYEKNGPIATITLNWPEKANAQDQKQVEEIDDALRDADRDYDIKVLVMKANGPGFCSGHAIGNNAVDYPEFVEGFKATGMPWKPQTDLFVKPILNLWEFSKPTIAQVHGYCVGGGTHYGLTTDIVIASDDAYFSYPPLQGFGMPSGECSIEPWVFMNWRRASYYLYTAETVDAHKALEYGLINEVVKREDLDARVEAIARHIAQAPLTTLLATKANIKRAWEMMGMRVHWQSSNDLVALASVSRDVQELIQQVFKDKILPSEMAKRQAAASADGNGAP; encoded by the coding sequence ATGGATCTCAACGAGACCCGCGAACGGATCATCTACGAAAAGAACGGTCCGATCGCGACGATCACGCTGAACTGGCCCGAGAAGGCGAACGCCCAGGACCAGAAGCAGGTCGAGGAGATCGACGACGCACTGCGGGACGCCGACCGCGACTACGACATCAAGGTTCTGGTGATGAAGGCCAACGGCCCAGGGTTCTGCTCGGGGCATGCCATCGGCAACAACGCGGTCGACTATCCGGAGTTCGTCGAAGGTTTCAAGGCCACCGGCATGCCGTGGAAGCCGCAGACCGACTTGTTCGTCAAGCCGATCCTGAATCTGTGGGAGTTCTCCAAGCCGACCATCGCGCAGGTGCACGGGTACTGCGTCGGCGGCGGCACCCATTACGGGCTGACCACCGACATCGTCATCGCCTCCGACGACGCGTACTTCTCCTATCCGCCGTTGCAGGGCTTCGGCATGCCGTCCGGTGAATGCTCCATCGAGCCTTGGGTTTTCATGAACTGGCGGCGGGCATCGTATTACCTCTACACCGCCGAGACCGTCGACGCGCACAAGGCACTCGAGTACGGCCTCATCAACGAGGTGGTCAAGCGGGAGGATCTGGACGCGCGGGTGGAGGCCATCGCCCGCCACATCGCGCAGGCTCCGCTGACCACGCTGCTCGCCACCAAGGCCAACATCAAGCGGGCGTGGGAGATGATGGGCATGCGGGTGCATTGGCAGAGCTCCAACGACCTGGTCGCGCTCGCATCGGTGAGCAGGGACGTACAGGAACTCATCCAGCAGGTGTTCAAGGACAAGATCCTGCCGTCGGAGATGGCGAAGCGGCAGGCGGCCGCGTCGGCCGACGGTAACGGGGCGCCTTAG
- the fadD1 gene encoding fatty-acid--CoA ligase FadD1: MPRDTIQQLLREHATSDAIAVKYGDRQWTWREHLAEASARAAALLSLMDRQRPVHVGVLLGNTPEFLHQMAAAGLGGYVLCGLNTTRRGAALAADVRRADCQIVVTDAEHRGLLDGLDLGGVTVLDSSTDWWTRLIGSAGELTPHREVGALDPFMLIFTSGTSGDPKAVKVSHFMVLMSGANLVQKFDVTADDTCYLSMPLFHSNALVAGWGVAIATGAAMAPAKFSASGFLDDVRRYGATYMNYVGKPLAYILATPERPDDADNPLRVAFGNEASDRDIEEFQRRFDTLVWDGFGSSENAVIITREEGTPKGSLGKGFPGVAIYNPATGTECPVARFDADGALINADEAVGELVNTSGAGFFTGYYNSEEATAERMRGGMYWSGDLAYRDAEGWIYLAGRTADWIRVDGENLAAAPIERILIRLPDISRVAVYAVPDENVGDQVMAAVVLHDESTLTPEAFEHFLAEQPDLSPKAWPRYVRIAADLPTTATHKVLKRELAAQGATAGDGELWVREPRGTRYTRTV; encoded by the coding sequence GTGCCGCGCGACACCATCCAGCAATTGCTGCGAGAACATGCCACCTCTGACGCGATCGCGGTGAAGTACGGCGATCGGCAATGGACCTGGCGCGAACACCTGGCCGAGGCGTCGGCACGCGCCGCCGCGCTGCTTTCCCTGATGGACCGCCAACGACCGGTCCATGTCGGCGTGCTGCTCGGCAACACCCCGGAGTTCCTGCACCAGATGGCAGCCGCGGGCCTCGGCGGGTACGTGCTCTGCGGGCTGAACACCACCCGACGCGGTGCCGCTCTGGCCGCCGACGTGCGCCGCGCGGACTGCCAGATCGTCGTGACCGACGCCGAACATCGCGGCCTGCTCGACGGGTTGGATCTCGGGGGCGTGACGGTGCTCGACTCCTCCACCGACTGGTGGACCCGCCTAATAGGGTCGGCCGGCGAACTGACGCCGCACCGCGAAGTCGGGGCGCTCGACCCGTTCATGCTGATCTTCACCTCGGGAACCAGCGGTGACCCGAAGGCGGTGAAGGTATCGCACTTCATGGTGTTGATGTCGGGCGCGAACCTGGTGCAGAAGTTCGACGTCACCGCCGACGACACCTGCTACCTGTCGATGCCGTTGTTCCATTCCAACGCGTTGGTCGCGGGCTGGGGCGTGGCGATCGCCACCGGCGCGGCGATGGCACCGGCGAAGTTCTCGGCGTCGGGGTTTCTGGACGACGTCCGGCGCTACGGCGCGACGTACATGAACTACGTGGGTAAGCCGTTGGCGTACATCCTGGCCACGCCGGAACGACCCGACGATGCGGACAACCCGCTTCGCGTCGCGTTCGGCAACGAGGCGAGCGACCGCGACATCGAGGAATTCCAGCGCCGGTTCGACACCCTGGTGTGGGACGGGTTCGGCTCCAGCGAGAACGCCGTGATCATCACCAGGGAGGAAGGCACCCCGAAAGGCTCTCTGGGCAAGGGCTTTCCCGGCGTGGCGATCTACAACCCGGCCACCGGCACCGAATGTCCGGTCGCGCGTTTCGACGCTGACGGCGCGTTGATCAACGCCGACGAGGCCGTCGGCGAGTTGGTCAACACGTCCGGCGCGGGTTTCTTCACCGGCTACTACAACAGCGAAGAGGCCACAGCGGAACGCATGCGCGGCGGCATGTACTGGTCGGGCGACCTGGCCTACCGGGACGCCGAGGGCTGGATCTATCTCGCCGGCCGCACCGCCGACTGGATACGAGTCGACGGCGAGAACCTGGCGGCCGCACCGATCGAGCGCATCCTGATCAGGCTGCCCGACATCAGCCGCGTTGCGGTGTACGCGGTGCCTGACGAGAACGTGGGCGATCAGGTGATGGCCGCGGTGGTGCTGCACGACGAATCCACCTTGACGCCAGAGGCTTTCGAACACTTCCTGGCCGAGCAACCGGACCTGTCGCCGAAGGCCTGGCCGCGGTATGTCAGGATCGCCGCGGACTTGCCGACCACCGCCACGCACAAGGTGCTCAAACGCGAGTTGGCGGCTCAAGGCGCCACCGCAGGCGATGGTGAACTGTGGGTGCGGGAACCGCGCGGAACGCGCTACACGCGCACGGTCTAG
- a CDS encoding amidohydrolase family protein: MRIIDADGHVAEGQALAAEAMRRWPDHVVPREDGRALVIEGRNYPEADGPGAGCPREHGLSSAEGINYASAQGVLDDADRDHIDTMVLYPSLGLCAASLEDPEFAAGFARLYNQWIADYCATPDGRLRGVAVTPIEHGDVAVDVMREAKNQGLVATHIPPALKTRNLDHPDLDPFYAAAEELDMPLGIHGAPGMHLPKIGVDRFTNYIQVHCISFPFDQMTAMTAMISGGVFDRHPRLRVAFLEAGVGWVPFFIDRLHEHFEKRGDWIADGWKRDPGEYLQAGNIWTTCEPEEPILPGVVDVLGDDFIMFASDYPHWDGEWPESTKHLRTRPDISEDTRAKIGGENAQRFYGLN, translated from the coding sequence ATGAGGATCATCGATGCCGACGGGCACGTAGCAGAGGGGCAGGCGCTGGCCGCCGAGGCGATGCGACGCTGGCCTGACCACGTGGTGCCGCGGGAGGACGGCAGGGCACTGGTCATCGAGGGCCGCAACTATCCGGAGGCCGACGGGCCCGGCGCCGGGTGTCCGCGTGAACACGGTTTGAGCAGCGCCGAGGGCATCAACTACGCATCGGCACAGGGCGTGCTCGATGATGCCGACCGCGACCACATCGACACGATGGTGCTGTATCCGAGCCTCGGGCTGTGCGCGGCGAGTCTCGAAGACCCGGAATTCGCAGCAGGTTTCGCGCGGCTCTACAACCAGTGGATCGCTGACTACTGCGCGACGCCCGACGGACGGTTGCGCGGGGTGGCGGTGACTCCCATCGAACACGGCGACGTCGCCGTCGACGTGATGCGGGAGGCCAAGAACCAGGGCCTAGTGGCCACCCATATCCCGCCTGCGCTCAAGACACGCAACCTCGACCATCCCGACCTCGACCCGTTCTACGCCGCCGCCGAGGAACTGGACATGCCGTTGGGCATCCACGGCGCGCCAGGGATGCACCTTCCGAAGATCGGTGTCGACCGCTTCACGAACTACATCCAAGTGCACTGCATCAGCTTTCCGTTCGACCAGATGACCGCGATGACGGCGATGATCTCCGGCGGAGTATTCGACCGGCACCCGCGGTTGCGGGTCGCGTTCCTCGAGGCAGGCGTCGGCTGGGTGCCGTTCTTCATCGACCGCCTGCACGAGCATTTCGAGAAGCGCGGCGACTGGATCGCCGACGGCTGGAAGCGCGATCCCGGGGAATACCTTCAGGCGGGCAACATCTGGACCACCTGTGAGCCGGAGGAGCCCATCCTGCCCGGGGTGGTCGACGTGCTCGGCGACGACTTCATCATGTTCGCCAGCGATTACCCGCACTGGGACGGCGAATGGCCGGAAAGCACAAAGCATCTGCGCACCCGGCCCGACATCAGCGAGGACACCCGGGCGAAGATCGGCGGCGAGAACGCCCAGCGGTTCTATGGCCTCAACTGA
- a CDS encoding Zn-dependent alcohol dehydrogenase, with protein MRSRAAILHDVGGPWSVEDFELDPPRAGEVLIEVAAAGLCHSDEHILNGDMSASNEVMQSFGLPSMFPMIGGHEGSAVVQQVGDGVTQFAPGDHVVTSFVAVCGQCRWCNAGMEYICDMGAQVMVPGMPTDGTFRHHTADGRQLGHLSKVGAFSKHTVVSTDSIVKIDKRLPLLPMALLSCGVPTGFGSAENRAKVAAGDTVVVIGCGGIGTGAIQGARINGAAHIVAVDPVAFKQKSALQFGATHTVATADEALPVVSELTNGLMADSVVLSPSLICKHDVQAALNLTRKGGTCVLTGMTKQTTSSIAINLQEFILWNKNLVGTVYGSCNPRVDVARFAKLYETGQLQLDEMITRRYALDDINDGYRDLLNGEIIRGVIDFSL; from the coding sequence ATGCGGAGTCGCGCGGCGATCCTGCACGACGTCGGCGGGCCGTGGTCGGTCGAGGATTTCGAATTGGATCCGCCGCGCGCAGGTGAAGTGCTCATCGAAGTGGCCGCCGCCGGGCTGTGCCACTCCGACGAACACATCCTCAACGGCGACATGTCGGCGAGCAACGAGGTGATGCAGTCGTTCGGCCTACCGTCGATGTTCCCGATGATAGGCGGACACGAAGGCTCGGCCGTGGTGCAGCAAGTCGGTGACGGCGTAACGCAATTCGCGCCCGGCGACCACGTCGTGACGTCGTTCGTCGCGGTCTGCGGACAATGCCGGTGGTGCAACGCGGGTATGGAGTACATCTGCGACATGGGCGCGCAGGTGATGGTTCCCGGGATGCCGACGGACGGCACCTTTCGGCATCACACCGCCGACGGGCGTCAGCTCGGGCATCTGTCCAAGGTCGGCGCGTTCTCCAAACACACTGTCGTTTCGACGGATTCGATCGTCAAGATCGACAAGCGCTTACCCCTGTTGCCGATGGCGCTGCTGTCGTGCGGCGTGCCGACCGGGTTCGGGTCGGCGGAGAATCGCGCCAAGGTGGCTGCCGGCGACACCGTCGTCGTCATCGGTTGCGGCGGTATCGGGACCGGCGCGATCCAGGGCGCGCGCATCAACGGCGCCGCCCACATCGTCGCGGTGGACCCCGTTGCGTTCAAACAAAAGTCCGCCTTGCAGTTCGGTGCCACGCACACCGTCGCCACGGCCGATGAAGCGCTTCCGGTGGTCAGCGAGTTGACCAACGGGCTGATGGCCGACAGCGTCGTCCTGTCCCCATCGCTGATCTGCAAGCATGACGTGCAGGCGGCGCTGAACCTCACCCGCAAGGGCGGCACCTGCGTGCTGACCGGAATGACCAAGCAGACCACCAGTTCCATCGCGATCAACCTGCAGGAGTTCATCCTGTGGAACAAGAACCTCGTCGGCACCGTGTACGGGTCGTGCAACCCGCGTGTCGACGTCGCCCGGTTCGCCAAGCTCTACGAAACGGGTCAGCTGCAACTCGACGAGATGATCACCAGGCGCTACGCACTCGACGACATCAACGACGGCTACCGCGACCTGCTGAACGGCGAGATCATCCGCGGCGTCATCGATTTCAGCCTGTAG
- a CDS encoding cytochrome P450 has product MTTSTDSQSAPDLASDPYPFFNHMRTTTPVWRGTLMESHLLPDELKNPENWTLFDFESVFTAFREDTVFASEMYNKTIGLVFGPTILGMAGKQHHDHRSLVSKAFKQSALAMWEPEVIDPICDQLVDEFKHDGEVDLVKALTFEFPTRVTAALLGLPQEDLEMFRRLSLDLISISENLEMGLTASVELGTYFQEQVDQRRSKMTDDIIGVLVAAEIDGEKLTDEAIISFLRLLLPAGLETTYRSSGNLLQLLLTHPDQLEAVQRDRELIGAAIEEGIRYETPLVLVTRNTTREVQMHGATIPEGAQVNLCIGAANRDEKRWDDPDVFDIHRPRRAHISFAGGIHSCLGMHLARVETKAMLTSLFDRVTDLELIEDDDTNITGMPFRSPKHLPVTFRPASA; this is encoded by the coding sequence GTGACCACCAGTACCGATTCGCAGAGCGCCCCAGATCTCGCGAGCGATCCGTATCCGTTCTTCAACCACATGCGCACGACGACGCCCGTGTGGCGCGGCACGCTCATGGAGAGCCACCTGCTGCCCGACGAACTCAAGAACCCCGAGAATTGGACGTTGTTCGACTTCGAATCCGTGTTCACTGCGTTCCGCGAGGACACGGTGTTCGCCTCGGAGATGTACAACAAAACCATCGGCCTCGTCTTCGGCCCGACGATCCTCGGCATGGCGGGCAAGCAGCACCACGACCATCGCAGCCTGGTGAGCAAGGCGTTCAAGCAGAGCGCGCTCGCCATGTGGGAACCCGAGGTGATCGACCCGATCTGCGATCAACTCGTCGACGAGTTCAAACACGACGGCGAAGTCGATCTCGTCAAGGCGCTGACGTTCGAGTTCCCGACCAGGGTCACGGCCGCGCTTCTTGGCCTGCCGCAGGAAGATCTGGAGATGTTCCGGCGGTTGTCGCTGGACCTGATCTCGATCAGCGAGAACCTCGAAATGGGTCTGACCGCATCCGTCGAACTCGGAACCTATTTCCAGGAGCAGGTGGATCAGCGGCGCAGCAAGATGACCGACGACATCATCGGCGTCCTCGTCGCCGCGGAGATCGACGGCGAGAAGCTCACCGATGAGGCGATCATCTCGTTCCTGCGGTTGCTGCTGCCTGCGGGGTTGGAGACAACCTACCGGTCATCGGGAAACCTGTTGCAGCTGCTGCTGACTCACCCTGATCAGCTCGAGGCGGTGCAACGGGATCGCGAGCTCATCGGAGCCGCGATCGAGGAGGGCATCCGGTACGAGACTCCGCTGGTTCTGGTGACACGCAACACCACCCGCGAGGTCCAGATGCACGGCGCCACCATCCCCGAGGGTGCGCAGGTCAACCTGTGCATCGGCGCGGCGAACCGCGACGAGAAGCGGTGGGACGACCCCGATGTGTTCGACATCCACCGGCCGCGGCGCGCACACATCTCGTTCGCGGGCGGTATCCACAGCTGCCTCGGCATGCACCTGGCCCGGGTCGAGACGAAGGCGATGCTCACCAGCTTGTTCGACCGGGTCACCGACTTGGAGCTGATCGAAGACGACGACACCAACATCACCGGGATGCCGTTCCGGTCGCCGAAACACCTGCCGGTGACGTTCCGACCGGCGTCGGCCTGA
- a CDS encoding Rieske (2Fe-2S) protein yields the protein MMQRRPVCAIEDLPPGSMKLVQAGKFGVGVYNIDGSLYAIANYCSHEGAPLCAGYVVGTNEYAPDLPGQLRRVREGSIARCPWHNWEFDITTGVNLADPKKRVRTYEVDVSDGQVYLIA from the coding sequence ATGATGCAGCGCCGACCGGTGTGCGCGATCGAAGACCTGCCTCCCGGGAGCATGAAGCTGGTCCAGGCCGGCAAGTTCGGCGTAGGCGTCTACAACATCGACGGCTCGCTGTATGCGATCGCGAACTACTGCTCGCACGAAGGCGCTCCGCTCTGCGCGGGCTACGTCGTCGGCACCAATGAATACGCACCGGATCTGCCGGGACAGCTGCGCCGTGTCCGCGAAGGTTCGATTGCGCGCTGCCCGTGGCACAACTGGGAGTTCGACATCACCACGGGAGTGAACCTCGCCGACCCGAAGAAGCGGGTGCGCACCTATGAGGTGGACGTGAGCGACGGGCAGGTGTATCTGATCGCATGA
- a CDS encoding amidohydrolase family protein, with amino-acid sequence MSEACERIIDANVQPHFRYNAEIRKYLAPAHKLRAIPDVEQQWYQAPGGDYRQDLYGDGYPGSDPDTVARHLFDEGGVDSAILNPLTRGNIADYLLNSRICAAVNDWLLDRWLEPDTTDRFRGTIRVNPEDVRGAVAEIERLAGHPKMVQVGVPLQSREPYGKPMFEPIWEAAAAHGLPVAVHINGGNGVDYAPTFAGHAHTYPGYAAFMPLNSFVHLATLIIEGMFGRIPGLRFVFADGGYDILTPLMWRLDTFWMSMRDQTPWVDRYPSEYLRDHVRFCSSALDGPTDAGQAERWLDFTDKADLLMYGSGYPHWSSSAPGEVVAGLNEAQREKVLWRNASECYGVTEGSPA; translated from the coding sequence ATGAGCGAAGCTTGCGAGCGAATCATCGACGCGAACGTGCAACCGCATTTCCGCTACAACGCGGAGATCCGGAAGTACCTTGCGCCCGCACACAAATTGCGTGCCATCCCCGACGTCGAACAGCAGTGGTACCAGGCGCCGGGCGGTGATTACCGGCAGGATCTTTACGGCGACGGATACCCGGGTTCCGATCCCGATACCGTGGCCAGGCACCTGTTCGACGAGGGCGGTGTCGACTCGGCGATCCTCAATCCGCTGACGCGCGGCAACATCGCCGACTATCTGCTCAACAGCCGGATCTGCGCGGCCGTGAACGACTGGCTGCTGGACCGCTGGCTGGAACCCGACACCACCGACCGCTTCCGCGGCACCATCAGGGTCAACCCGGAAGACGTCAGGGGAGCGGTCGCCGAGATCGAGCGGTTGGCCGGGCATCCGAAGATGGTGCAGGTCGGCGTCCCGCTGCAGTCGCGAGAGCCCTACGGCAAGCCGATGTTCGAGCCGATCTGGGAAGCCGCCGCCGCGCACGGCCTGCCAGTGGCCGTACACATCAACGGCGGCAACGGAGTTGACTACGCGCCGACGTTCGCCGGTCACGCGCATACCTACCCCGGCTACGCGGCGTTCATGCCGCTGAATTCGTTCGTGCATCTTGCCACCCTGATCATCGAGGGCATGTTCGGGCGAATCCCCGGTCTGCGGTTCGTCTTCGCCGACGGCGGCTACGACATCCTCACCCCACTGATGTGGCGGCTGGACACGTTCTGGATGTCGATGCGCGACCAAACCCCTTGGGTGGACCGGTATCCCAGCGAGTATCTGCGCGACCATGTCCGGTTCTGCTCGTCGGCGCTGGACGGGCCGACCGACGCGGGACAGGCCGAACGATGGTTGGACTTCACCGACAAGGCCGACCTACTCATGTACGGCTCAGGTTATCCGCACTGGTCGAGTTCCGCGCCCGGCGAGGTGGTCGCGGGCCTCAACGAAGCACAACGCGAGAAGGTGTTGTGGCGCAACGCCAGTGAATGCTACGGCGTCACGGAAGGGAGCCCCGCGTGA